In Armatimonadota bacterium, the following proteins share a genomic window:
- a CDS encoding AAA domain-containing protein has translation MLRRDMSVEQLSQRIHSELAKVISGQEQVIEQIIAATLADGHVLLEGVPGLAKTLMVRSLGHVLGMKYGRVQFTPDMMPSDVSGTMVFDMGKNEFQFRPGPIFVGLLLADEINRTPPKTQSALLEAMEERKVTIDGVAHDLPAPFLVFATQNPLEYEGTYPLPEAQQDRFLMKVMLRYPTAEQEVQVLRLHHSGFQPKNLDEQGLQTVTSVSELQSLQAQVRKTTVEDKVFNYIYEIVKTTRDNRDIMVGASPRAGIGLLNVSKAVAQIRGRDFVIPDDVKEMAPSVLRHRIQLRPESEIEGQTPDDVLKRILDSIAVPR, from the coding sequence ATGCTACGAAGGGATATGTCCGTCGAACAGCTATCGCAGAGAATTCACTCCGAATTGGCCAAAGTCATCTCCGGCCAGGAGCAGGTCATCGAGCAAATCATCGCCGCAACCCTCGCCGACGGACACGTGTTGCTGGAAGGCGTTCCCGGCCTTGCCAAAACCCTGATGGTCCGATCTCTCGGACATGTTCTCGGAATGAAGTACGGGCGCGTCCAATTCACGCCCGACATGATGCCGTCCGACGTATCTGGCACCATGGTTTTCGACATGGGTAAGAACGAGTTTCAGTTCCGCCCGGGTCCGATTTTCGTTGGCCTCCTCCTTGCGGACGAAATCAATCGAACGCCGCCCAAAACCCAGTCCGCTTTGCTTGAAGCCATGGAAGAGCGCAAGGTGACCATCGACGGCGTCGCCCACGATCTTCCTGCCCCGTTCCTCGTCTTCGCCACCCAAAACCCGCTCGAATACGAAGGCACCTATCCTTTGCCCGAAGCCCAGCAAGACCGCTTCCTCATGAAGGTCATGCTTCGCTATCCGACCGCCGAGCAAGAGGTCCAGGTTCTGCGGCTCCACCACAGCGGCTTCCAGCCCAAGAACCTCGACGAGCAGGGATTGCAAACCGTCACCTCCGTCTCCGAACTCCAAAGCCTCCAGGCCCAAGTTCGCAAGACCACGGTCGAGGACAAAGTTTTCAACTACATCTACGAGATCGTCAAGACCACGCGCGACAACCGCGACATCATGGTCGGCGCGTCTCCCCGCGCCGGCATCGGCCTATTGAATGTCTCCAAGGCCGTCGCCCAGATTCGTGGACGCGACTTTGTGATCCCGGACGATGTGAAGGAGATGGCACCGAGTGTCCTCCGCCATCGCATCCAACTCCGACCAGAGTCGGAAATCGAAGGTCAAACGCCAGACGACGTCCTCAAGCGAATCCTCGATTCCATCGCCGTCCCGCGATAA
- a CDS encoding ABC transporter permease subunit produces MFSTADWLLRLKRTYIGNATATRDMRIQLRGSRAAVLFTLYLFVMGGVLLLFYNSSMGGYAAESLATAQSRLQEFYYATLVSLGIVITIAAPSMGAFAIVTEKQRRSLDLVFSAPTEPKYYLVGKLIGSFRYVWLLLVLSLPICAVSVTLGGATWGQLFLTFLQFSFYGLVCASFGLLLSTLCSKVLPAIIWTYLAVGCYFIVTFLLLGVTSGFSGSPFTQVNPFGSLNPIAFPFAADQTWPVFGHEVPTWILSIVLQLCIVKFLILAAGSLIAPGNSKEIRGLRVHGLIYIGALAFLVGFSMDPALRTMLPYTTTSTSVTVKTALQIFHGRSVFILLFVLGMIIVPYLSSFGFNDLRRHRPNGFFNIRHILSGRPSGHLPYLLLLFATCVAAYAWGVASAPTAMAFRRFGGPTTVSSIEVLDPFSTSFLMFVLLALDIWLIAFLLGWFSVSRVPLLSRGRTISLFFFVLALILPTALFAIVDGGSVETASGIWAVNPLTSTFCGVEVAGIAGLHSLALLCLCVILALATIPNVAKQSARILEKPTEAPQ; encoded by the coding sequence ATGTTCTCGACGGCGGACTGGCTGTTAAGGCTCAAGCGAACCTATATCGGGAACGCCACCGCCACGCGCGACATGCGCATCCAGCTCCGAGGCAGTCGCGCCGCCGTCCTCTTCACCCTGTACCTCTTCGTCATGGGCGGAGTGCTCCTCCTGTTCTATAACAGCTCGATGGGAGGCTACGCGGCAGAAAGCCTCGCCACTGCCCAGAGCCGCCTGCAAGAATTCTATTACGCGACCCTGGTCTCGCTGGGCATCGTGATCACCATCGCCGCCCCCAGCATGGGCGCCTTCGCGATCGTCACCGAAAAACAGCGCCGATCCCTCGATCTCGTCTTTTCTGCCCCGACCGAGCCCAAGTATTACCTCGTCGGCAAGCTCATCGGCTCCTTCCGGTACGTTTGGCTGTTGCTCGTGCTCTCGCTTCCGATCTGCGCCGTCAGCGTCACCCTTGGCGGTGCAACCTGGGGCCAGCTATTCCTAACCTTCCTTCAATTCTCGTTCTATGGGCTCGTCTGCGCGTCCTTTGGGCTCCTGCTGTCGACGCTCTGTTCCAAGGTGCTGCCCGCCATTATTTGGACCTATCTGGCGGTCGGCTGCTACTTCATCGTCACCTTCCTACTCCTGGGCGTCACATCGGGCTTCTCCGGTTCGCCCTTCACGCAGGTCAACCCGTTCGGGAGCCTGAATCCCATCGCCTTCCCCTTCGCTGCCGATCAAACCTGGCCGGTTTTCGGGCACGAGGTTCCCACTTGGATCCTCTCGATTGTCCTCCAACTCTGCATCGTCAAGTTTCTGATCCTGGCCGCCGGCAGCCTGATCGCTCCGGGCAATTCAAAGGAGATTCGCGGCCTTCGCGTCCACGGTCTCATCTATATCGGCGCACTGGCGTTCCTCGTCGGTTTTTCCATGGACCCCGCCCTCCGCACGATGCTCCCCTACACGACGACCTCGACATCGGTCACGGTCAAGACCGCCCTTCAAATCTTCCACGGACGGTCGGTCTTCATCCTCCTGTTTGTGCTCGGCATGATCATCGTGCCGTATTTGTCCAGCTTCGGCTTCAATGACCTCCGGCGGCACCGTCCCAACGGCTTCTTCAACATCCGGCATATCCTGTCCGGTCGGCCAAGCGGACACTTGCCCTACCTCCTGCTCTTGTTTGCTACCTGCGTCGCGGCCTACGCTTGGGGCGTCGCCAGCGCACCGACCGCCATGGCTTTTCGAAGGTTTGGCGGCCCGACAACCGTGTCATCGATTGAAGTCCTCGATCCCTTTTCGACATCTTTTCTGATGTTCGTCTTGCTCGCCCTCGATATCTGGCTTATCGCCTTTCTCCTCGGCTGGTTCTCGGTTAGCCGCGTACCGCTGCTTTCCCGCGGTCGCACCATCTCCCTTTTCTTCTTTGTCCTCGCCCTCATTCTGCCCACCGCTCTGTTCGCCATCGTTGATGGTGGTAGCGTGGAAACTGCCAGCGGAATCTGGGCCGTCAATCCGCTCACGAGCACTTTTTGCGGTGTCGAAGTCGCCGGCATAGCCGGATTGCATAGTCTTGCCTTACTATGTCTATGTGTCATTCTCGCGCTCGCGACAATTCCAAACGTCGCGAAGCAGTCTGCACGCATCCTTGAAAAGCCCACGGAGGCTCCCCAATGA
- a CDS encoding ABC transporter permease subunit yields the protein MGGAMNAPKKSWVQTLFTQNPMMAEVTRFRKRFLSFRGSSVAVNGGIGIVLVCYALFAIICVYYRGDIPPILLIGGFMVLMFFAIPLMLHASIAGERERRSWDMLLVAPITHGQIIVGKFMGAFAGLAMAFGLFLIPVLIDATFMTKVQLDDILLASIVVFAQGASLIAMTILISARVRRPLIALGVTIAIVLLYFFFLPAFSNAFNSFTGSFINSLLSPIDVMSRIGMEHAYDYGSSGERFSAASMDRMTLVIGHLIFQLIVTATMLAWATKTLIFADNEVKFIPKSKTNARSKKPA from the coding sequence ATGGGGGGCGCCATGAACGCACCAAAGAAGTCGTGGGTGCAGACTCTGTTCACCCAGAATCCGATGATGGCCGAGGTGACCCGCTTCCGAAAGCGATTCCTGTCGTTTAGAGGCTCGTCCGTCGCCGTCAACGGTGGCATCGGCATCGTCCTCGTCTGCTACGCCTTGTTCGCCATCATCTGCGTCTACTACCGTGGCGACATCCCCCCAATCCTCCTCATCGGCGGATTTATGGTCCTCATGTTCTTCGCGATTCCGCTGATGCTTCACGCATCGATCGCGGGAGAGCGGGAACGCCGAAGTTGGGACATGCTGCTCGTCGCCCCCATCACCCACGGCCAGATCATCGTGGGCAAGTTCATGGGCGCCTTTGCCGGGCTCGCGATGGCGTTCGGCTTGTTCTTGATCCCGGTCCTCATCGATGCAACCTTCATGACGAAGGTCCAACTCGACGACATCCTCCTCGCCAGCATTGTTGTCTTCGCCCAGGGCGCGTCGCTGATCGCGATGACCATCCTCATCTCTGCTCGGGTGCGTCGGCCGTTGATTGCGTTGGGCGTCACCATCGCCATCGTCCTTCTCTACTTCTTCTTCTTGCCCGCCTTCTCCAACGCCTTCAATTCGTTCACTGGATCGTTCATTAACAGCCTCCTCTCGCCCATCGACGTCATGAGCCGAATTGGGATGGAGCACGCTTACGATTACGGTTCCTCCGGCGAACGTTTTTCGGCGGCGAGCATGGACCGTATGACGCTCGTCATCGGCCACCTCATCTTTCAACTAATCGTGACCGCCACTATGTTGGCATGGGCCACCAAGACTCTCATCTTTGCCGACAACGAAGTCAAATTCATTCCCAAGTCCAAGACCAATGCTCGAAGTAAAAAACCTGCATAA
- a CDS encoding ATP-binding cassette domain-containing protein translates to MVPMLQVNGLVKEYKNYRAVNDLSFTIKPGEIVALLGPNGAGKTTALRCIAGILRPTHGQILINGHDLINDQMNAKRGLAFVPEVPSLYDLLTVYEHLRFVAMCFDNLEKFEREHETLLRKYHLWEKKNDLVATLSKGMRQKLSVACAMIHDANIFLFDEPLIGIDPAGSHELKQELFQARANGASILVSTHLLDTVERLCDRIMIMARGKLLAEGTTQELQELYGMQDKSLEDLFLMLTSEAE, encoded by the coding sequence ATGGTACCGATGCTCCAAGTGAACGGACTTGTAAAGGAATACAAGAATTATCGCGCCGTCAACGATCTTTCCTTTACGATAAAGCCGGGAGAGATCGTCGCGCTGTTAGGCCCTAACGGCGCAGGCAAAACGACGGCTTTGCGGTGCATTGCGGGAATCTTACGGCCTACTCATGGGCAGATTCTCATCAATGGCCATGACCTGATCAACGACCAGATGAACGCCAAGCGCGGACTGGCGTTCGTGCCCGAAGTTCCATCGCTATACGACTTGCTAACCGTTTACGAGCATTTGCGATTCGTGGCGATGTGCTTCGACAACCTGGAGAAGTTTGAGCGCGAGCACGAGACACTGCTGCGCAAGTACCACTTGTGGGAAAAGAAGAACGACCTCGTGGCGACGCTGAGCAAGGGCATGCGACAGAAGCTGTCGGTGGCGTGCGCCATGATCCACGATGCGAATATCTTTCTGTTCGACGAGCCGCTGATCGGTATCGACCCGGCGGGCTCGCATGAATTAAAGCAGGAGCTCTTCCAGGCGCGGGCGAACGGCGCGTCGATTCTAGTTTCGACTCACCTGCTGGACACGGTCGAACGCCTTTGCGACCGAATCATGATCATGGCACGAGGCAAACTGCTGGCCGAGGGCACGACGCAGGAACTTCAAGAGCTTTACGGAATGCAGGATAAGTCGCTGGAAGACTTGTTCCTCATGCTGACCAGCGAGGCGGAATGA
- a CDS encoding ATP-binding cassette domain-containing protein, which produces MLEVKNLHKTYGGFTAVQGISFSLKPGDIFGFIGSNGAGKTTTIRMIATLLEPTSGTATLNGVDILENPMEIRRMIGYMPDFFGLYDDVKVWEYLDFFASIYGVQKRDKVIDEVLELTDLTIKKYSFVQSLSRGMQQRLCLARCLVHDPKLLLLDEPASGLDPRARAELKGLIAELGNMGKIVIVSSHILPELSDFCNCVGIIERGNLLAFGDVASVVRSIRPTKLIRIRTASDLAALETFSTTRPNVEKCERVGQDEMLVEFAGSDPEQADYLKAIIDAGHRVVTFCEDEADLEDVFLKLTTGDVN; this is translated from the coding sequence ATGCTCGAAGTAAAAAACCTGCATAAGACGTACGGCGGATTTACCGCCGTCCAAGGCATCTCGTTCAGCCTCAAGCCAGGCGACATCTTCGGCTTTATCGGAAGCAACGGAGCCGGCAAAACAACGACGATCCGCATGATCGCCACCCTGTTGGAGCCGACGTCCGGGACCGCCACCCTCAACGGTGTTGACATCCTCGAAAACCCGATGGAGATTCGCCGGATGATCGGCTACATGCCCGACTTCTTCGGTCTGTACGACGACGTCAAAGTCTGGGAATACCTCGACTTCTTCGCCTCGATCTACGGCGTCCAAAAACGAGACAAAGTCATCGACGAGGTACTGGAACTCACCGACCTGACGATTAAGAAGTACTCGTTCGTCCAGTCGCTCTCACGCGGCATGCAGCAGCGCCTTTGCCTTGCCCGATGTCTCGTCCACGATCCCAAGCTCCTCCTCCTCGATGAACCGGCTTCTGGCCTTGACCCACGCGCCCGCGCTGAACTGAAGGGTCTCATCGCCGAACTTGGCAACATGGGCAAGATCGTCATCGTCTCCTCCCACATTCTGCCCGAGCTTTCCGACTTCTGTAACTGTGTCGGCATCATCGAGCGCGGCAACCTGCTCGCCTTTGGCGATGTCGCCTCCGTTGTCCGTAGCATCCGCCCGACCAAGCTCATTCGCATTCGTACCGCTAGCGATCTCGCCGCCCTCGAAACCTTTTCCACCACTCGTCCCAACGTCGAGAAGTGCGAACGGGTCGGTCAAGACGAGATGCTCGTCGAGTTTGCCGGAAGCGATCCCGAGCAGGCTGACTACCTCAAGGCGATCATCGACGCCGGTCACCGCGTTGTCACTTTCTGCGAAGACGAAGCCGACCTCGAAGACGTCTTCCTCAAGCTCACCACCGGAGACGTAAACTAA